In Desulfovibrio oxyclinae DSM 11498, a single genomic region encodes these proteins:
- the xseA gene encoding exodeoxyribonuclease VII large subunit, with protein sequence MSAILSVSELTRAVKDLLEAEFPFVWVRGQITNLGRPASGHLYFSLTDGDSLVNVVWFKGAQRSAEPVSRGGEAVNPLTGEVEEEKPQSLADALEDGMEVLCAGRLNVYEPRGQYQLVAELVQEQGVGDLRMAFEAMKRKLAAKGYFEEDRKMQIPREPARVAVVTSPTGAAIRDFLRIASTRGVGSEIRIQPTAVQGEAAPEQIAAALDAVGDEGWADVVVLIRGGGSLEDLWAFNTEVVGEAIYRSRIPVVCGVGHEPDVSIADYVADLRVATPSHAAQVIWKDRDTMLQEVDRLEMDLTRAYLKTLDGHEHELKQLRRALAWLSPVRRLDRSTEQVRSLALRLERLGRAHYESRREQAARWTGRLTRAFGTADVERAVGTLQDYAERMRDASLRRVEDRGRELELAKANLAGLDPEAPLQRGYSLIRIGDDGPFLRSPDEVADGDRLSIRVRDGNLAARVEKEGPEG encoded by the coding sequence TTGTCAGCCATATTATCCGTTTCCGAACTCACCCGCGCGGTCAAGGACCTGCTTGAGGCCGAATTCCCCTTCGTCTGGGTGCGCGGCCAGATCACCAATCTCGGGCGGCCCGCCAGCGGGCATCTCTACTTTTCCCTCACCGATGGCGACTCATTGGTTAACGTGGTCTGGTTCAAGGGCGCCCAGCGCAGCGCGGAACCGGTCAGCAGAGGAGGCGAGGCCGTGAATCCCCTCACCGGCGAGGTGGAGGAGGAAAAGCCGCAAAGCCTGGCCGATGCGTTGGAGGACGGCATGGAGGTGCTCTGTGCCGGACGGCTCAACGTGTACGAGCCGCGCGGCCAGTATCAGCTGGTGGCCGAACTGGTGCAGGAGCAGGGCGTTGGCGATTTGCGCATGGCCTTTGAAGCCATGAAGCGCAAGCTGGCGGCCAAGGGATATTTCGAGGAAGACCGCAAAATGCAGATTCCGCGGGAGCCTGCTCGGGTTGCCGTGGTCACCTCGCCCACTGGTGCGGCAATTCGCGATTTTCTGCGCATTGCATCCACACGCGGAGTGGGCAGTGAAATTCGAATTCAGCCCACTGCTGTGCAGGGCGAGGCCGCGCCGGAGCAGATAGCGGCGGCGCTGGACGCCGTGGGCGACGAGGGTTGGGCGGACGTGGTGGTGCTCATCCGTGGCGGCGGTTCGCTGGAAGACCTGTGGGCCTTCAACACCGAGGTGGTGGGCGAGGCCATCTACCGTTCGCGCATTCCGGTTGTATGCGGGGTGGGGCACGAGCCGGACGTGAGCATCGCGGATTACGTTGCCGATCTGCGGGTGGCGACGCCGTCCCATGCCGCTCAGGTCATCTGGAAGGATCGTGACACCATGCTTCAGGAGGTGGACCGGCTTGAAATGGACCTGACGCGCGCCTACCTCAAGACACTGGACGGGCACGAGCACGAATTGAAGCAGCTCCGGCGTGCGTTGGCGTGGCTGTCTCCCGTGCGACGCCTGGATCGCAGCACCGAGCAGGTCCGTTCGCTGGCTCTGCGGCTTGAGCGACTGGGCCGGGCGCACTATGAGTCCCGCCGGGAGCAGGCCGCACGCTGGACCGGACGGTTGACAAGGGCGTTCGGCACCGCCGACGTGGAGCGCGCCGTCGGGACGCTTCAGGACTATGCCGAGCGTATGCGCGACGCATCCCTGAGGCGCGTGGAGGACCGGGGTCGCGAGCTGGAGCTTGCCAAGGCCAATCTGGCGGGGCTGGATCCGGAGGCGCCCTTGCAGCGTGGCTACAGCCTGATCCGCATCGGTGACGACGGGCCGTTTTTGCGCAGCCCGGACGAAGTTGCCGACGGCGACCGTCTGAGCATCCGCGTGCGTGACGGAAACCTTGCCGCAAGGGTTGAGAAGGAAGGCCCGGAAGGGTAA